In Dyadobacter sp. NIV53, a single window of DNA contains:
- a CDS encoding TolC family protein, translated as MKNERIIRSGVLFLAMFLSLVSVRAQEAGFTVKEAVDYAIKHNLNVKSTQLDAISAEARIGEVRGAGLPQLAANLNLSDNVIIQRVFLPANFADPNASPDAAPVAVQFGVKYSGSASATLNQLIFSGSYFIGLRAAATYRELASKNVTQSKVTVAEAVTKAYYSAQVSEERAKVLDLNISRVDSLRRETKKMNESGFVELLDVTRLEVQINNLVTERQKVQNLIELSYTLLKYQMGMPLDEKIQLTDKVDDLNIETLKADFADYKVDYNNRIEYSVLSTQEKLAGLDLKNVRAGYLPNLSASFGYGHNNGRNSLTDLFGTKWFNNSLLAINLNIPIFDGFIKKYQVDQKRVALDKVKLNQKFLEQTIDMQSKQAAINIKNAFATLETQTRNVDLAKEVVRVTKIKYKEGVGSNIEVINAESAFKEAQTNYFAALYDMLIAKVDLSKAKGELYTEN; from the coding sequence ATGAAAAATGAAAGAATAATACGCAGCGGGGTTTTGTTCCTCGCGATGTTTTTAAGCCTTGTTTCTGTCAGAGCGCAGGAGGCGGGTTTTACGGTTAAAGAAGCCGTTGACTATGCCATCAAACATAACCTGAATGTAAAAAGTACGCAGCTGGATGCCATTTCTGCGGAAGCAAGAATCGGTGAAGTACGCGGTGCGGGGCTGCCTCAGCTGGCCGCCAATTTAAATTTGAGTGATAATGTAATTATCCAGCGCGTTTTTCTTCCCGCTAACTTTGCAGATCCGAATGCTTCTCCTGATGCGGCACCGGTAGCTGTTCAGTTTGGTGTTAAGTATTCCGGAAGTGCATCGGCAACTTTAAATCAGCTGATTTTTAGCGGCTCCTATTTTATCGGTTTGCGTGCAGCTGCGACCTACCGGGAACTTGCCAGCAAGAATGTTACCCAATCCAAAGTTACCGTTGCGGAAGCCGTAACCAAGGCCTATTATTCTGCGCAGGTTTCGGAAGAACGTGCCAAAGTGCTAGACCTGAATATCAGCCGCGTCGATTCTCTGAGACGTGAAACCAAGAAAATGAATGAAAGCGGATTTGTTGAACTGCTTGATGTAACCCGTCTGGAAGTGCAGATCAACAATCTGGTTACGGAACGTCAGAAAGTTCAGAACCTGATCGAATTGAGTTATACGCTTTTGAAATACCAGATGGGTATGCCACTTGACGAGAAGATCCAGCTGACCGATAAAGTTGACGACTTAAACATTGAAACATTAAAAGCGGATTTTGCCGACTATAAAGTTGATTATAACAACCGGATTGAATACTCTGTATTGAGTACGCAGGAAAAACTGGCGGGACTGGATCTGAAAAATGTCCGTGCAGGTTATCTGCCAAATCTTTCCGCTTCTTTTGGGTATGGTCATAATAACGGTAGAAATTCGCTGACTGATCTGTTTGGAACAAAATGGTTTAATAACTCGCTGCTTGCTATCAATTTAAATATTCCAATCTTCGACGGTTTCATTAAAAAATACCAGGTAGATCAGAAAAGGGTTGCACTGGACAAGGTGAAACTCAATCAGAAATTTCTGGAACAAACAATTGATATGCAATCCAAACAAGCAGCTATCAACATAAAAAATGCTTTTGCCACTTTGGAGACGCAGACAAGAAATGTTGATCTGGCTAAGGAAGTTGTCCGGGTTACCAAAATTAAATACAAGGAAGGCGTTGGTTCAAACATAGAAGTGATCAACGCAGAATCCGCATTCAAAGAAGCACAGACCAACTATTTCGCCGCATTGTACGACATGCTGATCGCCAAGGTGGATCTGAGTAAAGCAAAGGGAGAGCTTTATACCGAAAACTGA
- a CDS encoding efflux RND transporter periplasmic adaptor subunit, whose product MFRREKSDLVTKKEELAKLKTEQSETDKKIKALEIDIAKLDPKKAGEARVKAVTVAPLNAETFRHYIELQGTVDAKNSAMITPKSGGAVTAMYVKEGDYVNAGGVIGKIDDSILRESLEELKTQSSLINTLYDKQKGLWDQKIGTELQFLQAKNNKESLERRISTLNSQLAQSKIISPMAGVVDQVNVKVGEMASPGVGVVRIVNLSNLKVLAKVSDTYAASVKKGDEVIIKFPDLKKEYKARITFVSTTVDPLSRTFTIEANLPSSKDIKPNMMAQVQINDATSKSALAIDQNFVQSTEKGNVVYVAVTENNKKVAKAKEVTTGQSYNGKIEILKGLTAGDQLITLGYQELSDGQAIAY is encoded by the coding sequence TTGTTCAGGCGAGAAAAAAGTGATCTGGTAACCAAAAAAGAAGAACTGGCCAAGCTTAAAACAGAGCAAAGCGAGACAGACAAAAAAATTAAGGCGCTGGAAATTGATATTGCCAAGCTTGATCCTAAAAAAGCTGGTGAAGCAAGGGTGAAAGCAGTAACAGTGGCACCGCTTAATGCAGAAACTTTCAGGCATTATATAGAACTTCAGGGCACTGTTGATGCAAAAAACAGTGCTATGATCACGCCAAAATCAGGAGGTGCTGTTACGGCTATGTATGTAAAAGAAGGTGATTATGTCAATGCAGGCGGTGTGATCGGCAAGATCGATGATAGTATCCTTCGGGAATCATTGGAAGAATTAAAAACACAGTCCTCGTTGATAAACACGCTTTACGACAAACAAAAAGGACTTTGGGATCAAAAAATCGGTACGGAATTACAATTCCTGCAGGCAAAAAATAACAAGGAATCATTAGAAAGAAGGATATCTACTTTGAATTCGCAGCTTGCCCAATCCAAAATTATATCTCCTATGGCTGGTGTTGTGGATCAGGTCAATGTGAAAGTAGGAGAAATGGCTTCTCCGGGTGTTGGTGTGGTTCGTATTGTAAATTTGAGCAACCTGAAGGTACTGGCCAAAGTTTCGGATACGTACGCAGCCAGTGTAAAGAAAGGCGATGAAGTGATTATTAAATTCCCAGACCTGAAGAAGGAATATAAAGCCCGCATTACTTTTGTAAGCACTACCGTAGATCCGTTGTCCCGCACTTTTACCATTGAGGCAAATCTTCCGTCTTCCAAGGATATCAAACCTAATATGATGGCCCAGGTGCAGATTAACGATGCTACAAGTAAAAGTGCTTTGGCAATTGACCAAAACTTTGTTCAAAGCACTGAAAAAGGTAACGTAGTGTATGTTGCTGTGACAGAGAATAACAAAAAAGTAGCAAAGGCCAAAGAGGTTACTACCGGACAGAGCTACAATGGGAAAATTGAAATACTAAAAGGATTAACGGCTGGTGATCAATTAATTACTTTGGGATACCAGGAATTATCTGACGGACAGGCGATAGCGTATTAA
- a CDS encoding HAD-IIIA family hydrolase has protein sequence MPFNNKTKCVFLDRDGVLNKELGDYLYRTEDLIIPDGVVEGLQLLKKAGFLLIVITNQAGIARGLYDAEAVYAIHQRMQEASGNILDDLYFSPYHPEFSGKSLSRKPDSLLLEKAISKYHVDPGQSWMIGDRARDMEAGHKAGLQTIHIISGNEISAGNFAAADLLEAAKIVLSSC, from the coding sequence ATGCCCTTCAACAACAAAACAAAGTGCGTTTTCCTTGACCGTGATGGTGTTTTAAACAAAGAACTTGGAGACTATTTATACAGAACCGAGGACCTCATCATTCCCGATGGCGTTGTTGAGGGTTTGCAGTTATTAAAAAAGGCAGGTTTTCTGCTGATTGTCATTACAAATCAGGCTGGTATTGCACGCGGATTATACGACGCTGAGGCAGTTTATGCCATTCACCAGCGTATGCAGGAAGCATCAGGAAATATCCTGGACGATCTTTATTTTTCTCCTTATCATCCTGAATTTTCGGGAAAATCACTTTCCCGAAAACCTGATTCGTTGTTGCTGGAAAAAGCAATTTCCAAATATCATGTAGATCCCGGGCAATCCTGGATGATTGGCGATCGTGCACGGGATATGGAAGCCGGGCATAAAGCCGGCCTGCAAACGATACACATTATTTCAGGAAATGAAATTTCAGCTGGAAACTTTGCCGCAGCTGATTTACTTGAAGCAGCAAAAATTGTTTTGAGTAGCTGTTAG
- a CDS encoding gliding motility-associated C-terminal domain-containing protein, translating to MKNLISALLLFFICSAQTCSSQDEPNVVSNEYESCCGTQPVEFTSGKAYAYVPNVFTPNGDNINDVFMPYVNEDVLEVRAFTILSAKGDTIVFQRPFFNYKDINEYAWKGVRSDGSRYTGLFKYKMQILNSERVLKIVEGQACVIQCGTDAKVFKSKEGCFYPVQAAKNGTLDKSISIAEKDCF from the coding sequence ATGAAGAATTTAATTAGTGCTTTATTGCTATTTTTTATTTGTAGCGCCCAAACCTGCTCTTCGCAGGATGAACCTAATGTCGTTTCCAATGAATACGAATCTTGCTGTGGCACCCAGCCCGTAGAATTTACATCTGGTAAGGCCTATGCATATGTACCCAATGTGTTTACTCCTAATGGTGACAATATCAACGATGTATTTATGCCCTACGTCAATGAAGACGTTTTAGAGGTACGTGCATTCACGATATTGAGCGCAAAGGGTGACACAATTGTTTTTCAAAGGCCATTTTTTAACTATAAAGACATAAATGAATATGCATGGAAAGGTGTACGGTCTGACGGTTCCCGCTATACAGGTCTTTTTAAATATAAAATGCAAATTCTTAATTCGGAACGGGTTTTAAAAATTGTTGAAGGCCAAGCATGTGTTATTCAATGCGGAACAGATGCTAAGGTCTTTAAATCCAAAGAAGGCTGTTTCTATCCTGTACAGGCCGCAAAAAACGGAACATTGGACAAATCTATATCTATTGCCGAAAAGGATTGCTTTTAA
- a CDS encoding IS3 family transposase yields MVSEMIKNARLSSSGRKLLTSQQKAYLVEEWDLSGLSCPEFCRRHGLISSQLYKWRKDAKSGAVMSIKNDGQLHSKTELEVLRRENDELKRALGEATLDIKVLKKAGDGSTTKPAVESLSREFGLSINRIIKILGVAKSSIYYQARPYPKRKKIVKKYLSDAAKANIRSISSMKSTYGTPRVRAILQRDYGVTLSKYMVHRFMKEEGLLLKRFRTRGNSRIHTGKIAVVKSNTRWASDITSIKCWNGQKLRLAFVIDCCDRSIISWKAGTHIQGCDIELLVQNALFERFGESLPPKGQLQLLHDNGPEYIEKNLRKSLKQWNIEDCNTPTYSPQSNGMCEALNGTFKRDYVFENCLDNPTVVMSQIQKWVDEYNNFAPHSALKMKTPKEYFNFQIAA; encoded by the coding sequence ATGGTATCAGAGATGATTAAGAATGCACGCCTAAGTTCATCAGGAAGAAAATTGCTTACCTCGCAACAAAAGGCTTACTTAGTGGAAGAATGGGATTTATCTGGCTTGTCTTGTCCCGAGTTTTGTCGTCGACACGGTCTAATATCAAGCCAGCTATATAAATGGCGTAAGGATGCAAAATCAGGAGCAGTTATGAGTATAAAAAATGATGGCCAGCTACACTCTAAAACGGAGTTAGAGGTCTTGCGAAGAGAAAATGATGAACTTAAGAGGGCTCTGGGAGAGGCCACACTTGATATTAAGGTTCTAAAAAAAGCTGGAGATGGATCAACTACGAAACCGGCAGTTGAATCGCTATCCAGGGAATTCGGATTAAGTATCAACCGAATCATCAAAATATTGGGAGTTGCCAAATCTAGCATCTATTACCAAGCCAGGCCTTATCCCAAGAGAAAGAAAATTGTAAAAAAATACCTGTCAGATGCGGCTAAGGCTAATATTCGATCAATATCAAGCATGAAGTCAACCTATGGAACACCTCGTGTGCGAGCTATTTTACAAAGGGATTATGGTGTTACATTATCCAAATATATGGTTCACCGCTTTATGAAAGAGGAAGGTTTACTATTAAAACGATTTCGAACCAGAGGAAATAGTAGGATTCATACTGGAAAAATAGCCGTTGTTAAATCCAATACAAGATGGGCTAGCGACATAACGTCTATTAAGTGTTGGAATGGTCAAAAACTTCGACTGGCCTTTGTGATCGACTGTTGTGACAGATCAATTATTAGCTGGAAAGCAGGCACGCATATTCAAGGATGTGATATCGAATTATTAGTACAGAATGCCCTATTTGAAAGATTCGGTGAAAGTTTACCGCCAAAAGGGCAGCTTCAACTACTACATGATAACGGACCTGAATACATAGAGAAAAATCTAAGAAAAAGTCTTAAACAATGGAATATTGAAGATTGTAATACACCGACATATTCACCACAATCAAATGGCATGTGTGAGGCACTGAATGGCACTTTTAAAAGAGATTACGTCTTTGAAAATTGTCTCGATAATCCAACAGTTGTGATGTCACAAATACAAAAATGGGTAGATGAATATAATAATTTTGCTCCTCATTCAGCTTTAAAAATGAAAACACCAAAAGAATATTTTAACTTTCAAATCGCTGCGTAA
- the hemE gene encoding uroporphyrinogen decarboxylase, whose protein sequence is MKLKNDLLLRAARGEKVERTPVWMMRQAGRILPEYRAVREKAGSFITLATTPEMAAEVTLQPVDLLGVDAAIIFSDILVIPEGMGLPYEMIEQRGPVFPDTVHTIEDLEKLHIAEPEVDLKYVLDAIKLTKIGLENRVPLIGFAGAPFTIFCYMTEGKGSKTFSVAKKHLYADPGFSHLLLQKITDSTIAYLKAQIKAGADLVQIFDSWAGILSPEQYRIFSLPYIRQICDAITEAPVTVFAKGAFFAREEISKLNCSVVGLDWNMDIAESRKLIPNKTLQGNLDPCVLYSSYDGIKAEVKKMIDQFGTQRYIANLGHGVYPDTNPDKVRCFIESVKEYSS, encoded by the coding sequence ATGAAATTGAAAAATGATCTTTTGCTTCGGGCAGCACGTGGCGAGAAAGTGGAGCGCACGCCTGTCTGGATGATGCGCCAGGCCGGACGGATTTTGCCGGAATATCGTGCAGTCCGTGAAAAAGCAGGTAGTTTTATTACCCTGGCTACAACACCCGAAATGGCTGCTGAAGTTACTTTACAACCTGTGGATTTGTTGGGCGTGGACGCCGCCATCATATTTTCCGACATTCTGGTGATTCCCGAAGGAATGGGATTGCCCTATGAAATGATTGAACAACGCGGGCCGGTTTTTCCTGATACTGTACATACTATTGAGGATCTCGAAAAGCTTCACATCGCTGAACCGGAGGTTGATCTGAAATATGTATTGGATGCTATAAAACTGACCAAAATTGGCTTGGAAAACCGGGTTCCTCTCATTGGTTTCGCCGGAGCTCCATTTACGATCTTCTGTTATATGACGGAAGGAAAAGGGTCTAAAACTTTTTCCGTGGCAAAAAAACATTTGTATGCAGATCCCGGATTTTCGCATTTACTGCTCCAAAAAATTACGGATAGCACCATCGCATACCTGAAAGCACAAATCAAAGCCGGAGCAGATCTGGTTCAGATATTTGATTCCTGGGCTGGTATTCTTTCCCCTGAACAATACCGGATTTTTTCCCTGCCTTATATCAGGCAAATATGTGATGCCATTACGGAGGCTCCCGTTACCGTTTTTGCAAAAGGTGCATTTTTTGCAAGAGAAGAAATCAGTAAATTAAATTGTTCGGTAGTTGGCCTCGACTGGAATATGGACATTGCCGAATCGCGTAAACTGATACCAAATAAAACTTTACAGGGCAATCTCGATCCATGTGTATTGTATTCGTCTTATGACGGAATTAAAGCCGAAGTGAAGAAAATGATAGACCAGTTTGGTACACAACGCTATATTGCCAATCTGGGACATGGGGTTTATCCGGATACCAATCCCGACAAAGTCCGCTGCTTCATTGAATCGGTAAAGGAGTACTCCTCGTAG
- a CDS encoding arginine decarboxylase, giving the protein MKSYIDLIQQTFEFPTMEFNVDNNELLFNNVPLMDIIKEHGTPLKLNYLPKIGEHIENANMFFKNAFKRHNYKGSYTYCYCTKSSHFSFVLEEALKHNVHLETSSSFDIPIIRELYRRGKVSKSTFILANGYKRPLYTQYLSELINEGFNCIPILDNLREIEAYEKLVTADSMNLAIRIATDEEPNFAFYTSRLGIRYNDVTELYKEKIASNPRFKLKMLHFFINTGIKDSAYYWSELTRFMFKYCEMKKICPDLDSIDIGGGLPIQTSLQTGFDYQQMIDEIVENIQWICNKNNVPVPHLFTEFGSYTVGESGAVIYEVIDKKLQNDKELWYMINGSFITQLPDSWGMNQKYIMLPINNWDSPYQKVNLGGLTCDSQDFYNSEMHSADLYMPIYEDDQPQYIGFFHTGAYQESLGGYGGIQHCLIPAPKHVLVDKDENGRIVTKVFANEQNSDSMLRILGFKDESYISPEMKSPAEEGISEPEEELVETKI; this is encoded by the coding sequence ATGAAAAGCTACATTGACCTGATTCAGCAAACGTTCGAGTTCCCTACGATGGAGTTTAACGTTGACAATAATGAATTGCTGTTCAACAATGTACCACTGATGGACATCATCAAGGAGCATGGTACGCCTTTAAAACTGAATTATCTTCCTAAAATTGGAGAACATATTGAAAATGCAAATATGTTTTTTAAGAACGCATTCAAAAGACATAATTACAAAGGAAGTTATACCTATTGCTATTGTACAAAATCTTCGCATTTCAGTTTTGTACTGGAAGAGGCTCTGAAGCATAATGTTCATCTCGAAACTTCATCGTCCTTCGATATCCCGATCATCCGAGAATTGTATCGCCGAGGGAAAGTAAGCAAATCAACTTTTATATTGGCAAATGGCTACAAACGTCCTTTGTATACACAGTATTTGAGTGAACTGATCAATGAAGGTTTTAACTGTATCCCTATTTTGGATAATCTTCGGGAAATTGAAGCTTATGAAAAACTGGTTACAGCCGATTCCATGAACCTGGCGATCCGTATTGCTACGGACGAGGAGCCTAATTTTGCTTTTTATACTTCGCGTCTCGGTATCAGGTATAACGATGTAACAGAACTTTATAAAGAGAAAATTGCGTCGAATCCGCGGTTTAAGCTAAAAATGCTTCATTTCTTTATCAATACCGGCATTAAAGATAGTGCGTATTACTGGAGTGAACTTACACGGTTTATGTTCAAATACTGCGAGATGAAGAAAATTTGCCCTGATCTTGATTCAATTGATATCGGCGGCGGGTTACCTATTCAGACTTCTTTGCAGACCGGCTTCGATTATCAGCAGATGATTGATGAAATCGTTGAAAATATCCAGTGGATCTGTAATAAAAACAATGTTCCTGTTCCACATCTTTTTACGGAATTCGGAAGTTATACGGTTGGTGAGAGCGGAGCTGTGATTTATGAAGTGATCGATAAAAAACTTCAGAATGACAAGGAGCTCTGGTATATGATCAATGGTTCATTCATCACTCAGCTTCCTGATTCATGGGGTATGAACCAGAAATACATCATGTTGCCAATCAATAACTGGGATAGCCCTTATCAAAAAGTAAACCTCGGCGGACTGACCTGTGATTCTCAGGATTTTTATAACAGCGAAATGCATAGTGCTGATTTATACATGCCTATCTATGAGGATGATCAGCCACAGTATATCGGATTTTTCCATACAGGCGCTTATCAGGAATCATTGGGTGGATATGGCGGCATTCAGCATTGCCTGATTCCGGCACCAAAGCATGTGCTGGTAGATAAGGACGAAAACGGCCGTATTGTAACCAAAGTTTTTGCCAATGAACAAAATAGTGATTCTATGCTGAGAATTTTAGGCTTCAAAGATGAATCATATATTTCACCTGAAATGAAAAGTCCGGCCGAGGAAGGAATTTCTGAGCCGGAAGAAGAGCTGGTAGAAACAAAAATTTAA
- a CDS encoding TetR/AcrR family transcriptional regulator, with amino-acid sequence MKERIVKSALNLFWRYGIKSVTMDDIAKELGISKRTIYQHYPDKEAILAMAIKGELSSQKCEIEKLDTFSDNPIEQMIQAADQIRTAIAHMNPTLIYDLKKYYPESWNLFQSYKNEFINKNIQGNLRHGISLGLYRSDIDVEVLSLLRIQEFEIAFDPTIYPADKFHMMHVQMQFIHHFLRGILTEKGFIHYNTIKDNSETEFIHEK; translated from the coding sequence GTGAAAGAACGAATTGTAAAATCTGCCTTAAATCTATTTTGGCGATATGGCATCAAAAGCGTCACAATGGATGATATTGCCAAAGAACTGGGGATCTCGAAAAGGACCATTTATCAGCATTATCCTGATAAGGAAGCAATTCTTGCCATGGCTATTAAAGGAGAACTCAGTTCCCAGAAATGTGAGATAGAGAAGCTGGATACTTTTTCGGATAACCCAATTGAACAAATGATTCAGGCGGCCGACCAGATAAGGACAGCCATTGCGCACATGAACCCTACATTGATATACGATTTAAAGAAATATTATCCCGAATCCTGGAACCTGTTCCAATCTTATAAAAATGAATTTATTAACAAAAATATACAGGGCAACCTCAGGCATGGGATTTCTCTGGGGCTTTACCGATCAGATATAGACGTTGAGGTGCTTTCACTATTACGTATCCAGGAATTTGAAATTGCATTTGACCCGACTATTTATCCTGCTGACAAATTTCACATGATGCACGTTCAAATGCAGTTCATTCATCATTTTTTAAGAGGAATTTTAACTGAAAAAGGATTTATACATTACAACACCATAAAAGATAATTCAGAAACCGAGTTTATCCATGAAAAATGA
- a CDS encoding T9SS type A sorting domain-containing protein, translating into MLKYYFLIAFALTSQISKAQIVFEYDVLGNRILRKRSGALPVTLISFTATKVSGEVEGSTALLNWQTSSETNSDRFDIERSLDGKKWMNIGNATASGDKKSSSSYSFPDKKPMDGENLYRLKMIDRDGSFSFSRIQSVYFDTQISLYPNPVKDLLKINGAASGKVQLINNAGKVVFSSGNIPTEGIDMVNLSAGVYLVRITHKDGSSTVRKVVKQ; encoded by the coding sequence ATGCTAAAATATTACTTTCTTATAGCCTTCGCACTTACCAGCCAAATTTCAAAAGCGCAAATAGTTTTTGAATATGATGTTTTAGGCAACCGTATTTTAAGAAAAAGATCGGGCGCACTCCCTGTAACCTTGATCAGCTTCACCGCTACCAAAGTATCCGGAGAAGTTGAAGGATCCACCGCATTATTAAACTGGCAAACTTCATCAGAAACCAACTCCGACCGTTTTGACATCGAGCGTAGCCTGGATGGAAAAAAATGGATGAACATTGGCAACGCGACCGCTAGTGGGGATAAGAAATCTAGTTCTTCATATTCATTCCCTGATAAAAAGCCAATGGACGGCGAAAATCTGTACCGGCTTAAAATGATCGACCGAGACGGCTCATTTTCATTCAGCCGGATACAAAGCGTGTATTTTGATACTCAAATTAGCCTTTACCCCAATCCGGTTAAAGACCTGCTTAAAATAAATGGCGCTGCCTCCGGAAAAGTACAGTTAATAAACAATGCGGGTAAAGTGGTTTTCAGTTCAGGCAATATCCCAACTGAAGGGATTGATATGGTCAATCTATCCGCTGGCGTTTACCTGGTAAGAATTACACATAAAGATGGATCATCGACAGTCAGGAAGGTCGTAAAACAGTAA